In the Plasmodium gaboni strain SY75 chromosome 13, whole genome shotgun sequence genome, aacTTAAAAATGATATGCTCAAACAACTAGAAAAAGATATACAACTTAAAGAACAACAAAGATTAGCAGAAAAACAAGAAgatgaaaaaagaaaaatccaattattagaagaaaaaataaaactaGATAAATTAGATCAATATACTGatcaaaagaaaaaagagaaattattaaaatatagaaaagaaatatatcaaacattccaagaaaaaaaagaagcAATCAAACAAGAAAGGCTACAAGAACAAATcgaaaaagaaaaattaattgaagaacaacaaaaatatgaacaacTCATAAAACAAGAAAAACTCAAATTGTTAGATAAATATAGTGATGATATATTAGAACAATTGCCAGAGGAGATATACcaaaaaatgaaaagtaaaaatattataatcGAAAAGTAATCAAAATGTATGCACACAAAAggatataaataaataaataaataaataaatatatatatatatatatatatatatatatatatatatatatttatatttatatttatgtttaatttttttttttttttgtgtgtGCGTCTTCGTTTGATCCATTACAATACATCAAgttaattatataaaacagtaacattataaatgtaaaataaaaaaaaaaaagtgtgtattcataaatatatatatatatatatatatatgtatatatttatatatttatatatttatatattttcctttttattattataatgcactgtataataataacaacatttttataatattaaaaaaaacactcaaaaaaaaaaaaaaaaaaaaatttcaaaaataaaatatacaaattataaaaagtatatataatatatatatatatatggtataatattaatattatagttaacaaaaaatttaagatagaataatataataaaatatccTAATTCGcctattttttttttttttttctccttatttttttctatgGCATATATAAAACTTTTACCTTTGCCAATTTATgtttacaaaaaaaaagaatagatatataatatatatatatatatatatatatatatatatttatatatatataacgTGGTAACATTTCATTGTATAATGTTGAGATTTCCGTCCAAAGACCAAGAAGCCATAATGTTTTGATTATTGTGATGTATAATTCCAAGTATATCCTTATCATGTATTTTGATTTGATTCAATAATTTGGATGTATTATAATcaaaacaatataaattataatcTTCTGCTATAcaatatacatatttaaaatttgGAGATATAGAtgcatataaaaaatatggtGAATCATGATCTTTGTCTTTATCAATAACATTTGTATATGtcttaataatttttcctttgatattcataatataacaataagGTGATTTAGAACATACTAATATATGATCTTCTAGATTTTTATTGATtagaataatattattaactGGTGGGAATAATAgattttcttttttattaaaatatacataatatgAAGATAAACATTCTAATGTTttttgattatatatatatatttttccttCATCTGTTCcacatataatttttgaaTTATCTAATGTGTAAATAGCTGAGTGCACAATGGCATTTTCATGTATTctaatttcttttaaacATTTCAAAGATTTTAATCCGAATACTTTTACAGATTTATCATATGATGATGTTAATATTTGTGTTTGATCATTATTAAATTGAATAGATGTTAATGTATCATTATGTgcatttattatttttaaacatattCCTGTTTTAATTCTccatattttaattattcCTTTTGAATCACCACTTAATAAAATTTCATCATCTTTACTTACACATAAAGTTACAATAGGATTATCATGCATcattaaattattatttttttgatattcTAAATCTATATTTAATTCTCCAGTTACCCAATTCCATATTTCTATAAATCCATCAGATGAACCTGTAATTAaataatcatta is a window encoding:
- a CDS encoding putative alternative splicing regulator gives rise to the protein MGDTDALNISAADVIRLILQYLKENNLIRSFYVLQEESNIKLNAISNVDILIRDINKGDWKNVLFNITTIDLSDETLMCFYEQLICELVEYNEKELAEKIINECIIFKRMEKKYNDKYNKIIDIMDSKYIDKNILYDGLTKEEKRNNLCNMISNEVTTCAPSRLLALIGMALKWQSHHNIIKNKKDGYFDIFRNIEKNIINSIDVYPEKILKSIKFGKESNVECCISSYNNDYLITGSSDGFIEIWNWVTGELNIDLEYQKNNNLMMHDNPIVTLCVSKDDEILLSGDSKGIIKIWRIKTGICLKIINAHNDTLTSIQFNNDQTQILTSSYDKSVKVFGLKSLKCLKEIRIHENAIVHSAIYTLDNSKIICGTDEGKIYIYNQKTLECLSSYYVYFNKKENLLFPPVNNIILINKNLEDHILVCSKSPYCYIMNIKGKIIKTYTNVIDKDKDHDSPYFLYASISPNFKYVYCIAEDYNLYCFDYNTSKLLNQIKIHDKDILGIIHHNNQNIMASWSLDGNLNIIQ